TTGGCCTGTTTTCCCTGATAAAACTCCTCCCAGCGGCTCTCGAAGAAGCGGCGCATGATGTGCCCAGCCTTGCCTACTTCAGAGTCATCCTCGTTGAAAGTCTGGCAGTTGTCAAATACCAGGAGGGCATCAGCCGCAAACTCCTCTGAGCTGGTGTACCTGGACAGGGCAGGGGCAAAACTGTGAGCTGGGTAGGAGTTGCAGCAGTAGCAAAGACCGGGCGGTTCACCCACATCTACTTACCCTCCCCTGAGCAGCCGCTCCCGCATGGTGGAAAAATCCATAGGATTTTTGATGATGCGCCGGTACCCACTCACCAAACGTGGGTTCACAGGCTCTAGGAAAGGCCAGGCTGCATCATGGGACTCCATCTCCATCAGGATAATCCTATCATTAGAGGGACAATGATGGCTCCATCTCAGGAAGCAAATATACTGACCCCTCCCAGCCCTTTCCTCTGGCAGAGGTAGAGCCAACTGTCCCCCCAGGATTCACTCAACTCACTCGCAAAATGTGAGATCACTGTGGTGGTTCCGCATAGAGAGTCGCCGCCGCTTGGAGGGGGAGAGCCCTTCTTCCGAGTACCGAGGCCCTGCTGCTGGGCTTTCTCGGCCCCTCAACAGTACCCGGCGTCGGCGGCCATCACCCTCTGAGAAGTTCAGCGAATAACCACTTTTCCGCTTCTGGCCACGCTTTGGGAAACCAGGCTTCTGAGTGAATTCTCCCTCCACCTGCTTAGTATAGGAAACAGGTGAGATTAGCAACAGCTGGAGATGCACTGCTTGCCCTACTACAATCTCTGCCTAAATATGATTTAAGGCTTCAAAATACTATCATGCATAAGCCGGCATTGGTTTATTCACATAACCCAATGAAGTAGGTAAAAGGGAAGGTatagttattctcattttatagagacAGCAATTAAAGCTATAGaatttaagtgacttgtccaaaaaAGGACTTAGAACCCAGGTCCCCTAATACCCAGTCTAGGACTCTTTCCAAGGAGAGGAGAGATTGAGGATAATCTCTGATTTCTGTTTGAGTGTGGGAAAGAAAGAGCAGAAGCCTTACCTGAGCCAAACAGACAGTACAGAACCAATCTCCTTCTGGGACAGCCTCCATCTTGGGACGATGGCAGTAAATGTGGCAGCCACGGtcacacccatcacaaagcagaaGAAACTCATCATTGTCACCCTTCCGGCAGACTAGACATGTCTGGACCAAGGTTGTGAGGAGGCAGAATGAGCTCTCCAGCCTCTACCTGCCAGTGACCCCACCCCGCCCCTGCTGGCTGGCCCCTCAGCCTCTCCAGGCTCTCTCAGCCTCTTACCACTTTGTTGACAGACTTCTCCCAGGCAATGGACCTCTCCAGCTGGCCCAGGCACAAGCACACCTGGGCTGCGCTCCGGCACCGCTCGAGGGTCTGGCGCCAGACACGAATGCGAGGGGTGATCTCATATGATCTGGAGGGAGAAAGTGGTGATCTTTGGAGAAGGAGCGGATCCACTAAAGAGGGAACTTATCCCTTTCTCTCCAAGACCAAGAATGGAGGGTGGGAGTCACTCACATCTCTGTAGTGGTGCCCTCAGGGGCACCATTAGGTGTGCTAAGCAGGGCCTTCTCCAGCACAACCTCATGAGTTGGCCAGAGGGGCTCCCGCAGGTACCGCCGTTCTACATTCTGTTCCAGGGCAGCCAGCCGCATCACAGCCAGGTCCAAAGGGTTGGTAGTTTTACGCTGAGGTGCCAGTCCCTCCCTGCCCCGACCTCGCCAGGTGATATCCTCCTGGGAGTCGGAGAGGTGCTCACAGTAGGCCAAGTCTTCACGGGTAGAGTCTGGGCTAGGACATGTCCAGCCCTTCAGTTAAGAGAGAGGAATAAAACTCACTGTAAAAGGAGGAAAATTtggcataggaaaaaaaaaaacaaaaacaagacccaCTTAAGGTAGGTCACCTGTGAAGTAGGGACCCAGGGTTTTTTCTAACAGGGCATAAGGGACTAATGCTTTTCCCCAACCTTCCTACACAGTGCCAATCCCAGCATACCCGAATCTGCAGATCAGACATGATAACCCGCTGCTCCAGCTCCTCTACCCATTGAAGCACTGCTAGGTCTGTCTCGTATGTCTTCTCTTTGGGGGACCAGCTCATAATCCCTTCTTGAAAGGCAGGTAGTTGCCTGGGCTCAAAGATGGGGTCTGAGAAGAGAGGTGGCAGAGGGAGAGGCCCATCAGGCTGTTGTCCCTAGCAGCAGCTCAATGCTTATCCTGGGCTCTTCAGCTCAAGCTGGGTGTAGGAATGTATTTACCAGCTGAGGGCCGCAGGCAGACTTCCTGCAAGAAGTCCCTGTGCTTGTTAAGGTGTTTGTGAAGTGCCTTCTCCCGGATACCTCGGGGGTGTAGGGCCTTGAGCATGGCATCCAACATCTCAGGATCTCGTATCCACCACCAGCCTGAGCACATCTCTGTGAGCAGATGAGATATATGTGGGGCGCCAGCTGTGAAGCACTGCCCACACCGGATGCCCTCACTCCAAGGTCACTCACCAGGTGGGACAGGCTGGGCTGTCAGCTGGGTTAGGTAACGCTGTTCCATCTGTTTGAAGAACTTACTGGGAGGTCTCCCTCTCCGTTTGGGCTGTCCCAGCCCTGTGGGACTCTGTGGCATTTCTCCAGGGTCTCCTGCTCGCCTCTTAGGGGCCAACCCAGCCAAGGGCGTGGAAGAGAACTGCACTGGAGAACAAGGGTTGGCAGCACTAGGTCTATTCATCTGTGAATAAAATGAGACATAAGGAAATGAGGATGTTTTCATGTTTATAGGTTCCCTCAACTTCAGGCAGCAGCTCCACACCCAGGCAATGGTGCCTGTGGCAAGATGAAATCAAGTGCATACTACTAATTCTGGCTACTTACTGGCTTGGAGGAGGCAAGCTGCTGAGGGGAGGGAGTGGGTTGGTCCTCAGAAACTGCAGGGGGCGGTGTGGGGGCAGCATTGCAGGGCATCTGGGCTGAGATGTTAAACCAGAGTGCTTGAGGATCAGGGCTGGATTCTGCCTCATCAGGCTCTGGCTCCTCCGGGGGTTGTGATGGAGCTGGGTCTAGTTTTCCCGGACTGCTATCAGGTGTGAGGACTGAGCTGCTCAACAGGGAGCTATGGCTCTGAGTCTGGCTCAGCCAAGACAGGAAGGCTGACTGGCTGAGGTCATGCTGGCTCTGACCCAGTGACAAAGGGGAGCCTTCTTGCTCCAGGAACCCCTTATGGGACTGAAGCTGAAGCTgaagctgaggctggggctgggcaggagCATGAAGCTGAGCCTCAGGCTGAAGCTGGGCCTGGGGCTGTTCTGAATCCTGACCCCTGACAGGGGACTTAAGATGCCTAGGTTGCATAGACCCGGGCTTAGTTTTTCGAGGTCGGCCTCGGGCCCGGGCAGGAGAACTGGCAGTGGTGTTGGAGCCAGCTAACTCCATCTTCATAGAGAAGAGGGCAGGGTTGAGTGACGCATGGGCTGCCACTTTTAAGGAGTCAGTTTCCTTCTTTATCACCTCCTCAGGAACTGTAAAGAGAAGTAAAGAGTTAAGCCATATGCTGACATACAAGGGAAAAGTAAGAGGGTATATAAACTTAGGAcctatactttctttttctcttggacTTAGTCCCCCTTTTTTGAGATTCCACTGGGAAGAGCTTATATGCCAATGAACACAGTATCTGGGGAAGAAACACTATTCTCCCAAGtaatcagcagcagcagcacaatcataagctaacatttattgcGAAACAACTACGGGTTAAGTATTATTCTAAGAGACTTAACTCATTTTAATCCTCTCAGTAGCCTTATGAAGTACATACACTATTATTATCTCAacttcacaaatgaagaaacagaatcaTACAGCTGGAAATGGCAGAGCAGGTGGGTAGGCAGCTTTACTCTAaaatctgtgctcttaaccattaCGCTATATtatcagaaaatgaaagaagccCAAGACTACTAAGGAAAAGGAATTATTTAATTCTTGTTTGATAGGACTCAGAATCCACACTCCCACAGGCACACCTACCTAAGTTCCCCTCTGTTCCTTCTACAAAGATACCAGCCAAATACGGCAATACCCAGTAGCGACGTCTGTAGCGGTCCTGACCCAGGGAGACCGCCCGAAGCATCTGGGATGAGTGAAGCAGCTTTTTGCGAAAGAAAAGCTGACGCTGGGTAGAcaatgaaaatgaagatgaatAAACACATTTCCAGAGTGACAGTGGTGAATTCATCCAGTATATCAGAGAAAGGCAATGGCTCTCAGTCCCTCTATAAAAGTGATGCCATCTGGGCCTAATTCAGAAGGTGATTAAGtttgggagcggtggctcacgcctgtaatcccagcactttgggaggccaaggcaggtggattgctagagcccaggagttcagaaccagccttggtaacatatggaaactgtctctacaaaaacacaaaaattagccaggcatggtggctcctgcctgtagtcccagctacttgggagaatcacctaagcccaggaggctgaggctgcagtgagccatgatcgtgccactgcactccagcctgggtaacagaaaccccatctcaaaagaataaaaattaaaattcagtttaaaaaagaagCTGATCAATTCTTGCCCAGCCCATATCTCCAACTCTTGGGAGGTTAGAAGCACAATACCTTGCTGAGTTTTTCTATCTGGCGCTCTAGCTCTGGGATGCTAGATGCTGTGGCATCAACCTAGGGAGAAACACATGGGCATTATGAAAAAGGAGGTTATCAGATTCAAGAAAGaggaatttattttctaactCCCACTTTCCTTGATCTTGGGCCAGTACCTCTCCATCTCTTCGACCCCTGCGGCCAGGGACAGCTGCTATagactcctcttcttcctcttcttccatgCCACTGGTCTCCTCCATGATCCGAGAACTGCGCCTCCGTCCCAGGCATTCCTCTGGCCCTTCCATCTCTACTTCAGACCGCCCAGTTCGCTTGGCCAGAACAGTTTTCAGCCTTGAAATAGATGGAGAAAGATTAAGggaaggccaagtgtggtggctcacacctgtaattccagcactttgggaggccaagacaggcggatcacctgaggtcaggagttcgagaccagcctggccaacatggtgaaaccctgtctctactaaaaatacaaaaatcagccaggtgtggtggcatgggcctgtaatcccagctacttgggaggctgaggcagaagaatcgcttgaacctgggaggcggaggtggcagtgagccaagattgcgctatcgcattccagcctaggcgacagaggaagactccatctcaaaaaaaaaaaattacgggAAACTGGTGAGGAACATGATAGTGCCACAAAAGAAATACCTTGACTCTAAACCATCCTGGGCCCTGGTAAGGTCCCAAACCCAGGGAAGGGGCTAAAGCATCACATTTCAAGCCAAAACCCTGGCTATGCTTCACCCGCCCCACTTCTCTCCTCTCTGAGGCTCTACTCTCTGTCTGGTCCCTACCTCCGGAGCCGGCCTTCAACAATCCACTTGTTTTTCCTGTAGCTGGACATACTCTCCAGAGTCTTGTCAATCTCACTGCAGGGGAATAGGGAATAGGATGAAGTGGCAgcacaaaaaaagggaaaggaggcTCAAGGGTAAAGGGGCTGCAGCTGAAAAAGGAGTTCCAGCCTAGAACCCAGATTGGGTGAATGGCAGAAGGCTTAGGCTCTCCCAGGGAGGGCACTGCAATTCAGTCCCAAGTCATTCCAGCATCTTCAGAACATGGCAGTGAACACACATTTCTGAGGACTTCTGGAAGGCTACAAGTCCTCCACCCCATTCTGATGCAAGGGATACAATGACCATCCCCACTCCCAGCCTCTCACTTGATGATGAGGGTGGAGCCATTGAGCTCATGCACAAGGAAGGCCAGGACAGCAGCCTTCTGCTGGGGTGGCTGGGCCTGAAAAGGCTGGGTGCGCAGGCGGTCACAGAGGGCTGGCTCTACTCCATATGCCATAAGGAAGCAGCGCAGGATCTCTGACACATTGTCTCTTGTCAGTGGGATCTCAGACACCTTCTCCCCCAAGATCTTTAGGGACTGTGTGGAGGACAGCATAATGGGGGTGAGTAGGGAAAGATGCACAACCAAGTTGGGTGAATGTGCAAGAGGAAAATACATCAGAAGAGAACTATGGGGGTTAAGACAGAATACGAAAGAAGaccacaaaagaaaaggaaaaaataaagaaaaataaaataaggagaggagtcaggaagaaaaagaaatggaaaaatataaggaaaagagaaacactaAGTAGTTACATCTCCTTTACTTGTCCTGGTTACTTTGGGAGGGACTTGCACTCACCTGACAGTAGGAGGGAAAGCCAGGATCATGGAGTGCAGCCTTCAGCAGCCTGACCAGCAGGTCTTGCACCTCACCCAAGCTGTCACCTTGACACAGGAGTCCCTCCTGCAGGACCCCCAGGCTAGGCACATCTTTGGCAGGATCAAAGCCCAGCACCTTGCCAAAGCTATGCAGGAACTCCACAATGGTCAAGCAGTCTGAGAAGGCTCCACTGGGCAATGTCAGACCAGGGACTCGTGAGAAGTCAGGCAGGGGCTAGAGAGAGAAAAGTGAGTAGAGAGTTCTGTTAAACATAACAGAAGATGACAATTTGCATGTCTACAAGAGgttcttcctttaatttttatgtaattttttttttttttttgagatagggtctcactctgtcacccaagctggagtgcagtggcatgatctctgcttactgcagcctcgacctcctaagcccaagcaattctcccacctcagtctctcaaatagctgggactacaggtacatgccaccacacccagctaattttcgtattttttgtagagatgaggtctcgccatgttgcccaggctggtcttgaactgctgggctcaagcgatctgcccgcctcggcctcccaaagtgctgggattacagtgtgagccatggcacccggccttCCTTTAATCTTTAATGGAAATGTCTCTCCCATTGcagaagtcctttttttttttttaaaggaaagtctTCCCAGCTGACCCAGGAACTGTTACTCTCTCCTCACTACCTGGTGGTCAGTCAGACACATATCCTCTGTCGGCTTCTTCATTTCCTCCAAGATCATCTGCTGCCTCTGCCGTTCCTCCAAGCGCCTCTGTGTGGCCAGGGTCTTATCTGCTTTACAGGCTGGCTTGGCTTTGGtcacctcctccttttccttcatttttaccttctccttcttttccctcttgactttttccttcagtttttcctgctttgtctttcctttttctttctcagcctACCCAAGGAAGAGAGGAACCAAGACTGCCATAAAGATATCAGTCACTATCCTTCCCTGGTCCCAGTCCTCCCAACCTCACAGCCCAGAAATCTCACTATAAAACAAGACTGATGTACATGTCCTGCAAAATCAGTTTAGTGGCTTCGAAATTATACTTGGCAAGTTTGTACATGCACCTACCTTGGATTTCTTCTTAGCTTCCTTCTGCTTTAAGCTCTTGGTCTCTTGTTTCCGCTTATTTCTGGCCTGTAAACCATAAGGGAAGTCATTTCTCCTCAAACTCTGAAAGCATCTCTGCTTGGGCTAGGATTCAAAAACAGACAAGGGTGCTGGGGAGGAGAGGTGAGAGATGGAATGAGGGGTTGGCAATGGATTAATTCTCTCACCCTAGAGATGCCCACGTTATTTTTGAACAAACCCAATTCTCTAAATCAAGTGCAAGAAATTTCAGGGTAATGAAGATATGCTGCTACACAGGGAGTGACGGATgtgggaaatgaaaataaaagatgaagtaAGTTGTAGGAAAAATTAACCTACTGTTTCATCTCTCTGATGTCCCTCACCTGCCCTTGGATAGTAGTCTGACACTCTCCCCGTTGAACCTTCTGCCTCATCTTCTTCTTGCTTTTAGCAATCTTTGCTTTATCCTCCTCATTCAATGTTTCTgtgagagcagaaagaaaaatgaaacaagtgAGGCAGGAAGGCAGTTCTCTAGCATCCAGGGCAACACATGCCCGTCTCAAAGctggcctcccaagcagctccCTGAAGAATCTagagtagctttttttttttttaagtatacataATAAAACATTGGGGGAAAAAATGTAGGAGAGGCACCTGCTATGGGGGTGGCACAAAGAACTCAAATGACATCTCCTGCCCAGAAGCACCAGCCCCTGGCTCCAATCAGACTGCTTTAGAAGGTGTCCTGCTGATAGAAAAGAGGCCACAATGGCAGAGTAGCCTTGGAGCCAATCTCTCTCCCAGGATACCTGACAAGAGCAGAAACCCACGGACTGATTTTAGAGCAGAAAGCAGAGAAAGGATACAGCAAGCCAAACTGCCAGGGAAAGAGGGTAGTAGTTAGAAGCACTGATTAACCAAGGGTGTGCCAGAAAAAAGGCCCACACAGTGGACACCTCAAAAGAATCACTGACATAGTTATTGATCATGCTCAGCTCCATGTCTTGCTTCACTAAAAGTTCTGAATTTCTTCCTTTCGGGAAGACTTGTGGAAGTATAATTCTGCAAACAAGAGTATTTCATAATTGATGTTTCTGACatgactatatatacatatatatattttttgacacggagtctcactctgtcgcccaggctgaagtgcaatggcacaatctcggctcactgcaatctccacctcccaggttcaagcgattctcctgcctcagccaccccagtagctgggactacaggcgcgtgccaccacgcccagttaatttttagtatttttagtacaagcggagtttcaccgttttagccatgACGGTCTTGAttgcctgacctcatgatccgctggtctcagcctctcaaagagctgggattacagccgtgagccaccgtgcctggccctgacatgacaatatttattattttgtttctggtaTAGAAACGCCACCACATGTCTACGTGACAACCCTCTAAGACAGATATTATGGGCAGATGAACTACCTAAGGCTTTGATTAAAATATGAGacttagctgggtgcagtggctcacacctgtaatcccagcactttgggaggctgaagcaggcggatcacctgaggtcaggagttcgagaccagcctgaccaacatggagaaaccccatctctactaaaaatacaaaattagctgggcgtggtggcatatgcctgtaatcccagctactctggaggctgaggcaggagaatcgcttaaacctgggaggttgcggtgagccaagatcgcgccattgcactccagcctgggcaacaagagcaaaactccatctggaaaaaaaaaaaaaaagggccaggcgtgggggctacacctgtaatcccagcactttgagaggtcgaggtgggcggatcacgaggtcaggagatcgagaccatcctggctaacatggtgaaaccccgtctctactaaaaatacaaaaaattagccaggtgtggtggcgtgcacctgtagtcccagctactcgggaggccgaggcaggagaatggggtgaatccaggaggcagagcttgtagtgagccaagatcgtgccactgcactccatcctgggtgacagagtaagactctgtctcaaaaaaaaaaaaacaaaatgagacttGTTCTAGGTCATTTGGTTGAAACATGACACGGCTAGATGTCTGAGTGAAAATCAAAAGACTAAGTTTTTTCACATTCTTCACACTACACCAGGGTAAACACACTATTTACTGAAAAATGTAGGTATTTCTCACCTGTCCATCCACTAAAACAgtgcctattattattattatattattattattattttgagatggagtttcactcttgttgcccaggctggagtgcaatggtgtgatctcagctcactgcaacctctgcctcctgggttcaagccattctcctgcctcagcctcccgagtagctgggattacaggcatgcgccaccatgcctggctaattttgtatttatagtagagacagggtttcttcatgttggtcaggctggtcttgaactcccgacctcaggtgatctgccctcctcagtctcccaaagtggtgggattacaggcgtgagccaccgtgcctggctttttttttttttttttttttttttgagacagagtctagctctatcaccaagctggagtgcagtggcgcaatctcagcttactgaaacctccacctcccaggttcaagctattctcctgcctcagcctcccaagtaggtgggactacaggcacacaccaccacgcccagctaattttttgttttgtatttttagtagagacggggttttaccatgttcgccaggatggtctcaatctcttgacctcacgatccgcccgccttggccttccgaagtgctgggattacaggtgtgagacactgtgcccggcctattattttttttagaaacagggccttgctctgttgcccaggttggaatgcaataaCACAACTGAAGTTTACTGTAGcctccaaactcctgggctcaagtgatcctctgctgcctgcctcagcctcctgggtaactgggattattaagcacacaccaccatgcctggctcccaaTTATCTTTTGAATTCAGATGTGAATTCTGAACCTCCATGATAGTAGAAATGGGTAAGGTAAAAGGGTACAACTGAACCAGTATATGATAAGGAGctaaaagatggaaagaaagggCAAGAAAGTCCTCTCCTCTGGGCTAAACACACCTGGGGGCAGCCCAAGGTTTCACTGGTAACAGCAACTCAAGAAAGACCATGGCTGGAAAAGTAGTATTCCCAAGCGCTGGGACTAGGATGCTGGATTCCAAGGAGAAGCTGATTCAGATTCATTCTTCCCAGATAATGTTAGTTACACTCCTGGGAAATCCAGGTATTAGCAATTCATCAACATTTTAGATACCTCATGGAGGGAGCAGAATCCCAAAGTAAGAAATACCACTGTACCTTGGGCCTCCAGTTTCTTTAGGGGGCGGTTGTCTGTCTTGTTCAATAGCTCAGTGATTTTGACCTTAGGTGGCCGACCTCGACCCCGTTTCACCTTGGGGACTTCCTTAGTCTTAGCCTTCTCAGTGTTTCGAGGTCGACCCCGTTTGCCAGTAATTGCCTGAATCCTCGACGGGATctcctctgctgagagctgcaccCACTGCAAGCCCTAAGGTAGCAAGGGAGACTGTTACAGTAGTAAGGAATCAGTGCAGGCCACGAGGCCCTCGGAACCATTCAATGCCCCAGAACCTTCAAACCCCACGAGAGGAAGCTGCAGCTTGTCCACCAACTCTTCCTCAGGGACAAAAGCATATTTAACCCTTGGGTCTGCACCTCTGGCGTGTCTCTTTCTTCAAAGAAATCTCCAACAGGCATACGGGGACTGAAGCTGAAGTGCTCTCGGCGGACACTGTGTACCACGTTGCGGCTCAGGTACTAAGAGGAAGAAGTAAAGTAACATTAATAAAGTTGGATCCTACCATGTCTTTGGCCAGCAAAGGCATAAGCAGAACAGGCCCAGAGCAGACAATGCCAGCCTGTTGTCACTGAGCCCAAGAACGGAGTCTTGGGCAGTGGAAAGGAGTCCACTGAGCCCAAGAAAGCAGTCCTTTAAAAAAAGCTACATTACCTTGATCACTTCTGGAAATTGCTTCATCCTCTTCCCACAGGGGCCATAATACCAGGTCTCCCCCTGCCATCGGTGGCTGCCCTTCTTGATGCGCACCTCTCTCCGCCACCTGCCAGAGAAGCACATGGGCCCTGCCGCCAGGTCACACCCCTACCCACTCCCATGCCACCTAAGCGCGAAGCCCTCTgagcagatggccctccccacATTTGTATCTCTAGAACTGCATGCAGATGCAAAAGCACCAAGAGAGATAAGCTTGGCTAGAAGGCTGACTTGAGCTCCAGCAAATACATCAAGGCCCTTAGGAGAAAAGCACTACACCAAACTGCACAAGCTCAGAGAGATCTCCATCCCTCCTTTACAAAATCAGTGAGATAAGCTGCCAGAAACCCCTCCCTGAGCCATTCAGGGCAGTTACTGGATTTCCAGTAAAGAGGATAAAGACCTAAGGGGAATAAAGACAGAAGACAAAGGGCAGGGAGgcaagcagaaaaataaatttgctgcTGATTCCATGAAAAGACTCAATATGCCAGGGTTTAGTTAGGAACTCTGTGTTCTGAGCAGAACACAAAGTTAGTCAGAGTTAGTTCTAAGACTAACTCTAATCTTTCTCTCAAAATTTTAAGCAGTACTCAGACTTGGTGACCACAAGTAGCCttgaggggcaggggtggggaagaTCCAGGAAGGCAGTTATTTCCACAAGGCCCTGGTGTCAGCTAGTTTGTTCATTTTGGTCA
This sequence is a window from Homo sapiens chromosome 12, GRCh38.p14 Primary Assembly. Protein-coding genes within it:
- the BAZ2A gene encoding bromodomain adjacent to zinc finger domain protein 2A isoform 1 (isoform 1 is encoded by transcript variant 1), with amino-acid sequence MEMEANDHFNFTGLPPAPAASGLKPSPSSGEGLYTNGSPMNFPQQGKSLNGDVNVNGLSTVSHTTTSGILNSAPHSSSTSHLHHPSVAYDCLWNYSQYPSANPGSNLKDPPLLSQFSGGQYPLNGILGGSRQPSSPSHNTNLRAGSQEFWANGTQSPMGLNFDSQELYDSFPDQNFEVMPNGPPSFFTSPQTSPMLGSSIQTFAPSQEVGSGIHPDEAAEKEMTSVVAENGTGLVGSLELEEEQPELKMCGYNGSVPSVESLHQEVSVLVPDPTVSCLDDPSHLPDQLEDTPILSEDSLEPFNSLAPEPVSGGLYGIDDTELMGAEDKLPLEDSPVISALDCPSLNNATAFSLLADDSQTSTSIFASPTSPPVLGESVLQDNSFDLNNGSDAEQEEMETQSSDFPPSLTQPAPDQSSTIQLHPATSPAVSPTTSPAVSLVVSPAASPEISPEVCPAASTVVSPAVFSVVSPASSAVLPAVSLEVPLTASVTSPKASPVTSPAAAFPTASPANKDVSSFLETTADVEEITGEGLTASGSGDVMRRRIATPEEVRLPLQHGWRREVRIKKGSHRWQGETWYYGPCGKRMKQFPEVIKYLSRNVVHSVRREHFSFSPRMPVGDFFEERDTPEGLQWVQLSAEEIPSRIQAITGKRGRPRNTEKAKTKEVPKVKRGRGRPPKVKITELLNKTDNRPLKKLEAQETLNEEDKAKIAKSKKKMRQKVQRGECQTTIQGQARNKRKQETKSLKQKEAKKKSKAEKEKGKTKQEKLKEKVKREKKEKVKMKEKEEVTKAKPACKADKTLATQRRLEERQRQQMILEEMKKPTEDMCLTDHQPLPDFSRVPGLTLPSGAFSDCLTIVEFLHSFGKVLGFDPAKDVPSLGVLQEGLLCQGDSLGEVQDLLVRLLKAALHDPGFPSYCQSLKILGEKVSEIPLTRDNVSEILRCFLMAYGVEPALCDRLRTQPFQAQPPQQKAAVLAFLVHELNGSTLIINEIDKTLESMSSYRKNKWIVEGRLRRLKTVLAKRTGRSEVEMEGPEECLGRRRSSRIMEETSGMEEEEEEESIAAVPGRRGRRDGEVDATASSIPELERQIEKLSKRQLFFRKKLLHSSQMLRAVSLGQDRYRRRYWVLPYLAGIFVEGTEGNLVPEEVIKKETDSLKVAAHASLNPALFSMKMELAGSNTTASSPARARGRPRKTKPGSMQPRHLKSPVRGQDSEQPQAQLQPEAQLHAPAQPQPQLQLQLQSHKGFLEQEGSPLSLGQSQHDLSQSAFLSWLSQTQSHSSLLSSSVLTPDSSPGKLDPAPSQPPEEPEPDEAESSPDPQALWFNISAQMPCNAAPTPPPAVSEDQPTPSPQQLASSKPMNRPSAANPCSPVQFSSTPLAGLAPKRRAGDPGEMPQSPTGLGQPKRRGRPPSKFFKQMEQRYLTQLTAQPVPPEMCSGWWWIRDPEMLDAMLKALHPRGIREKALHKHLNKHRDFLQEVCLRPSADPIFEPRQLPAFQEGIMSWSPKEKTYETDLAVLQWVEELEQRVIMSDLQIRGWTCPSPDSTREDLAYCEHLSDSQEDITWRGRGREGLAPQRKTTNPLDLAVMRLAALEQNVERRYLREPLWPTHEVVLEKALLSTPNGAPEGTTTEISYEITPRIRVWRQTLERCRSAAQVCLCLGQLERSIAWEKSVNKVTCLVCRKGDNDEFLLLCDGCDRGCHIYCHRPKMEAVPEGDWFCTVCLAQQVEGEFTQKPGFPKRGQKRKSGYSLNFSEGDGRRRRVLLRGRESPAAGPRYSEEGLSPSKRRRLSMRNHHSDLTFCEIILMEMESHDAAWPFLEPVNPRLVSGYRRIIKNPMDFSTMRERLLRGGYTSSEEFAADALLVFDNCQTFNEDDSEVGKAGHIMRRFFESRWEEFYQGKQANL